One Streptomyces fagopyri DNA window includes the following coding sequences:
- a CDS encoding sensor histidine kinase — protein sequence MARFKAARRIARRNGEPLPENPGPPPTGFALLPWLLLGMGAFSNLFQGTTANPWIGAIGLFAFNSLYVYVAFRAFVKKTREARSTRLALTAMGVLTCGLAIGYGGNWLLFFPLLGLATGAILRGPWLGRTGIGLAALAGGVSGVREGWDAINITYGTFLSTMVTAAILSLAEAVRELRAAREELARRAVEKERLRFSRDLHDLLGHTLSVIVVKSEAARRLAPRDLEAALVQVTDIESVGRQALTEIREAVTGYREGSLATELDRARSALSAVGVDPVVRQSGPPLVPRAEALLGWVLREAVTNVVRHSGATHCEITVHGARDRVRLEIVDDGDGPLAPAPVPGIGGTGLKGLTERLAAAGGSLRAGPSPRGGFTVTAELPVEGELPVEDEPAGQDALAVEDGLTLEGEPLAGGGPAAGERRTKGLLPAGTAQLPSPRTPEAPRTPETSKTPKTPKTSTAPDAPDAPGAR from the coding sequence ATGGCGAGGTTCAAGGCCGCGCGGCGCATCGCGCGCAGGAACGGGGAGCCGCTGCCCGAGAATCCCGGCCCGCCGCCGACCGGGTTCGCGCTGCTGCCCTGGCTGCTGCTGGGCATGGGCGCCTTCTCCAACCTCTTCCAGGGCACGACCGCCAACCCCTGGATCGGGGCCATCGGCCTGTTCGCCTTCAACTCCCTCTACGTCTACGTCGCGTTCCGTGCCTTCGTGAAGAAGACGCGCGAGGCCCGCTCCACGCGTCTGGCGCTCACCGCGATGGGTGTGCTGACCTGCGGCCTCGCCATCGGCTACGGCGGCAACTGGCTGCTGTTCTTCCCGCTGCTGGGTCTCGCGACGGGGGCGATCCTGCGCGGCCCCTGGCTCGGCCGGACGGGAATCGGTCTGGCCGCGCTGGCGGGCGGCGTCTCCGGCGTCCGCGAGGGCTGGGACGCGATCAACATCACGTACGGCACGTTCCTGTCCACGATGGTCACGGCGGCGATCCTGTCCCTCGCCGAGGCGGTACGGGAGCTGCGGGCGGCCCGTGAGGAGCTGGCCCGGCGCGCCGTCGAGAAGGAGCGGCTGCGCTTCTCCCGCGACCTGCACGACCTGCTCGGCCACACGCTCTCCGTGATCGTGGTGAAGTCCGAGGCGGCCCGCCGGCTGGCGCCCCGCGACCTGGAGGCGGCCCTGGTGCAGGTCACCGACATCGAGTCGGTCGGCCGCCAGGCGCTCACGGAGATCCGCGAGGCGGTCACCGGTTACCGCGAGGGCAGCCTCGCCACCGAGCTGGACCGGGCCCGCTCCGCGCTGTCCGCGGTGGGCGTCGACCCGGTCGTACGGCAGTCGGGGCCGCCCCTCGTGCCGCGGGCCGAGGCGCTGCTCGGCTGGGTGCTGCGTGAGGCGGTCACCAACGTGGTCCGGCACAGCGGCGCGACCCACTGCGAGATCACCGTCCACGGCGCGCGGGACCGGGTCCGTCTGGAGATCGTGGACGACGGGGACGGCCCGCTCGCCCCGGCACCCGTGCCGGGTATCGGCGGAACCGGCCTGAAGGGCCTGACCGAACGTCTGGCGGCGGCCGGCGGATCCCTGCGGGCCGGCCCGTCCCCGCGCGGCGGCTTCACGGTCACCGCCGAACTCCCCGTGGAGGGCGAACTCCCCGTGGAGGACGAACCTGCCGGGCAGGACGCACTCGCCGTGGAGGACGGACTCACCCTGGAGGGCGAACCCCTCGCGGGAGGCGGCCCCGCGGCGGGGGAACGCCGGACGAAGGGCCTGCTCCCCGCGGGCACGGCGCAACTGCCGTCGCCCAGGACACCCGAAGCGCCCAGGACGCCAGAGACGTCCAAGACGCCGAAGACGCCGAAGACGTCCACGGCACCCGACGCACCCGACGCACCCGGAGCGCGGTGA
- a CDS encoding ABC transporter permease produces the protein MLDYLRLEVRRTLRDTGFVIGGVAMPVMMYLLFTNLGGGGDDGGWKTGSMIGMAAYGAVGSALNTGGGVAEDRVTGWLRQLRVTPMTPREVVLGRALTGSVTVLPAIAAVLTAGGVVNGVRLAIWQWAAVAVLLWLGSVPFTLLGLGNGYRLTAQTTGVANMACNLGLSVVGGLWFPITLFPGWLRSVSVYTPANRFAELGMSITDGHAPALGAVAVLMAWLLAFGSYAVVSYRRAGRTA, from the coding sequence ATGCTCGACTATCTGCGGCTGGAAGTACGCCGGACGCTGCGCGACACCGGCTTCGTGATCGGTGGCGTCGCGATGCCGGTGATGATGTACCTGCTCTTCACCAACCTCGGCGGCGGAGGCGACGACGGCGGCTGGAAGACCGGTTCGATGATCGGGATGGCCGCGTACGGAGCGGTGGGATCGGCCCTGAACACCGGCGGCGGTGTCGCCGAGGACCGGGTGACGGGCTGGCTGCGGCAGCTGCGGGTGACGCCGATGACACCGCGCGAGGTGGTGCTGGGGCGGGCGCTGACCGGCTCGGTGACCGTGCTGCCGGCGATCGCCGCGGTGCTCACGGCGGGCGGTGTGGTCAACGGCGTACGTCTGGCGATCTGGCAGTGGGCGGCGGTCGCGGTACTGCTCTGGCTCGGCTCCGTCCCGTTCACGCTGCTCGGCCTCGGCAACGGTTACCGGCTGACCGCGCAGACCACCGGCGTCGCGAACATGGCGTGCAACCTGGGGCTCTCGGTGGTGGGCGGCCTGTGGTTCCCGATCACGCTGTTCCCCGGCTGGCTGCGGTCGGTGTCCGTGTACACGCCGGCCAACCGCTTCGCGGAGCTCGGTATGTCCATCACGGACGGCCACGCTCCGGCGCTCGGTGCGGTAGCGGTGCTCATGGCCTGGCTGCTGGCCTTCGGTTCGTACGCTGTGGTCTCGTACCGCAGGGCGGGGCGGACCGCCTGA
- a CDS encoding response regulator transcription factor — protein MPRDHRPVKCVRVLLAEDQGMMRGALALLLGMEEDLEVVAQVAAGDAIVDAALLHRPDVALLDIELPGMSGLDAAAELRRQAPDCRVLILTTFGRPGYLRRAMEAGAAGFLVKDGPVEELAEAIRRVLTGERVIDPALAAAALSAGPSPLTARECDVLKASVDGATVADIAGRLHLSESTVRNYLSSAIGKTGTRNRMEAMREARQQGWL, from the coding sequence ATGCCCCGGGATCACCGGCCGGTGAAGTGTGTGAGGGTCCTGCTCGCCGAGGACCAGGGAATGATGCGCGGGGCGCTCGCCCTGCTGCTCGGCATGGAGGAGGACCTGGAGGTCGTCGCACAGGTCGCGGCGGGCGACGCGATCGTGGACGCCGCGCTGCTGCACCGCCCGGACGTGGCCCTGCTGGACATCGAACTGCCGGGCATGAGCGGTCTGGACGCGGCCGCCGAGCTGCGCCGACAGGCCCCTGACTGCCGCGTGTTGATCCTCACCACCTTCGGACGGCCCGGTTACCTGCGCCGCGCCATGGAGGCGGGCGCCGCGGGGTTCCTGGTCAAGGACGGACCCGTGGAGGAACTGGCCGAGGCGATCCGGCGGGTGCTGACCGGCGAGCGGGTCATCGACCCGGCACTGGCCGCGGCCGCGCTGAGCGCCGGGCCCAGTCCGCTCACCGCCCGCGAGTGCGACGTTCTGAAGGCATCGGTGGACGGCGCCACCGTCGCCGACATCGCGGGCAGGCTCCACCTGTCCGAATCGACGGTCCGCAACTACCTGTCCTCCGCGATCGGCAAGACCGGCACCCGCAACCGTATGGAGGCGATGCGGGAGGCCCGCCAGCAGGGATGGCTGTGA